From a single Budorcas taxicolor isolate Tak-1 chromosome X, Takin1.1, whole genome shotgun sequence genomic region:
- the RLIM gene encoding E3 ubiquitin-protein ligase RLIM, whose product MESSDCNDKGSGDQSAAQRRSQMDRLDREEAFYQFVNNLSEEDYRLMRDNNLLGTPGESTEEELLRRLQQIKEGPPPQNSDENRGGDSSDDVSNGDSIIDWLNSVRQTGNTTRSGQRGNQSWRAVSRTNPNSGDFRFSLEINVNRNNGSQNPENENEPSTRRSSGESMDNNSQRQMENARSESTSARPPRSERSSTEALTGEAPPTRGQRRARSRSPDHRRTRARAERSRSPLHPMSEIPRRSHHSISSQTFEHPLVNETEGSSRTRHHVTLRQQISGPDLLTRGLFAASGTRNASQGAGSSDTTGNGESTGSGQRPPTIVLDLQVRRVRPGEYRQRDSIASRTRSRSQTPNNTVTYESERGGFRRTFSRSERAGVRTYVSTIRIPIRRILNTGLSETTSVAIQTMLRQIMTGFGELSYFMYSDSDSEPSGSVSSRNMERSESRNGRGGSGGSSSSGSSSSSSPSSSSNGESSETSSEVFDGSNEGSSSSGSSGARREGRHRAPVTFDESGSLPFLSLAQFFLLNEDDDDQPRGLTKEQIDNLAMRSFGENDALKTCSVCITEYTEGNKLRKLPCSHEYHVHCIDRWLSENSTCPICRRAVLASGNRESVV is encoded by the exons ATGGAAAGCTCAGATTGTAACGATAAAGGAAGTGGTGATCAGTCTGCAGCACAGCGCAGAAGTCAGATGGACCGATTGGATCGGGAAGAAGCTTTCTATCAATTTGTAAATAACCTCAGTGAAGAAGATTATAGGCTTATGAGGGATAACAATTTGCTAGGCACGCCAG GTGAAAGTACTGAGGAAGAGTTGCTGAGGAGACTACAACAAATTAAAGAGGGCCCACCACCACAAAACTCAGATGAAAATAGAG GTGGAGACTCTTCAGATGATGTATCTAATGGTGACTCTATAATAGACTGGCTTAACTCAGTCAGACAAACTGGAAATACGACAAGAAGTGGGCAAAGAGGAAACCAATCGTGGAGAGCAGTGAGTCGGACTAATCCAAACAGTGGTGATTTCAGATTCAGTTTAGAGATCAATGTTAACCGTAATAATGGGAGCCAAAATCCAGAGAATGAAAATGAACCATCTACAAGACGTTCTAGTGGAGAAAGTATGGACAACAACAGCCAAAGACAAATGGAAAATGCACGATCTGAATCAACATCTGCAAGGCCACCCAGATCAGAACGAAGTTCAACTGAAGCATTAACAGGAGAAGCCCCACCTACCAGAGGTCAGAGAAGGGCAAGAAGTAGGAGCCCAGACCATCGGAGAACCCGAGCAAGAGCTGAAAGAAGTAGATCACCTCTACATCCAATGAGTGAAATTCCACGAAGATCTCATCATAGTATCTCATCTCAGACTTTTGAGCATCCTTTGGTAAATGAGACTGAAGGAAGTTCTAGAACCCGGCACCACGTGACATTAAGACAGCAAATAAGTGGACCTGACTTACTAACTAGAGGTCTTTTTGCAGCTTCTGGAACAAGAAATGCCTCACAAGGAGCAGGATCTTCAGACACAACTGGCAACGGTGAATCTACAGGATCAGGCCAGAGACCTCCAACCATAGTCCTTGATCTTCAAGTAAGAAGAGTTCGTCCGGGAGAATATCGGCAGAGAGATAGCATAGCTAGCAGAACTCGGTCAAGGTCTCAGACGCCAAACAACACCGTCACttatgaaagtgaacgaggaggtTTTAGGCGTACGTTTTCACGTTCTGAGCGAGCAGGTGTGAGAACCTATGTCAGTACCATCAGAATTCCAATTCGTAGAATCTTAAATACTGGTTTAAGTGAGACTACATCTGTTGCAATTCAGACCATGTTAAGGCAGATAATGACTGGTTTTGGCGAGTTAAGCTACTTTATGTACAGTGATAGTGATTCAGAGCCTAGTGGCTCAGTCTCGAGTCGAAATATGGAAAGGTCAGAGTCACGGAATGGAAGAGGGGGTTCTGGTGGTAGTAGCAGTTCTGGTTCAAGTTCCAGTTCGAGTCCTAGTTCCAGTTCCAATGGTGAAAGTTCAGAGACTAGCTCAGAGGTATTTGACGGCAGTAATGAAGGAAGCTCATCATCAGGCTCATCAGGTGCCAGGCGAGAGGGTCGACACAGGGCCCCAGTAACATTTGATGAAAGTGGCTCTCTGCCCTTCCTTAGTCTCGCTCAGTTTTTCCTCTTAAATGAGGATgatgatgaccaacctagaggaCTCACCAAAGAACAGATTGACAACTTGGCAATGAGAAGTTTTGGTGAAAATGATGCATTAAAAACCTGTAGTGTTTGCAttacagaatacacagaaggcaACAAACTTCGTAAACTACCTTGTTCCCATGAGTACCATGTCCACTGCATCGATCGCTGGTTATCTGAGAATTCTACTTGTCCTATTTGTCGTAGAGCAGTCTTAGCTTCTGGTAACAGAGAAAGTGTTGTGTGA